From a region of the Campylobacter showae genome:
- a CDS encoding c-type cytochrome, whose protein sequence is MQWFNLEDNVNLLGLIGAIAIVLATVFVVSRLVGQMKVAKPKAELSEHSWDGIGEYKNPVPLGWAIVYAICIVWALWYMIAGYPVNSYSQIGEYNEEVAAANAKFEKRFANADAKTLHAMGESLFLVQCSSCHGITGDGINGKAADLSKWGSEEAIFDTIMNGSKGLEYPMGEMPAGMADEEGAKAIAAYIAKEISGIKKTKNENLVETGKELFATCAACHGEDGKGMEGNSPDLSKYGTAEFVEDVLQRGKKGAIGTMPKFSDGRLNALQQKAVGEYVISLSKGE, encoded by the coding sequence ATGCAATGGTTTAATTTAGAAGATAACGTAAATTTACTGGGGCTTATCGGAGCTATTGCCATCGTTTTAGCCACGGTTTTCGTCGTGAGTCGCTTGGTCGGGCAGATGAAGGTAGCAAAACCTAAGGCCGAGCTAAGCGAGCATAGCTGGGACGGCATAGGTGAGTACAAAAATCCCGTACCGCTGGGCTGGGCGATAGTTTATGCGATATGCATCGTCTGGGCCTTGTGGTATATGATCGCCGGCTATCCGGTAAACTCCTACTCGCAAATCGGCGAATATAACGAAGAAGTCGCTGCCGCAAACGCTAAATTTGAAAAACGCTTCGCAAACGCGGACGCCAAGACGCTTCACGCTATGGGCGAGAGCCTATTTTTAGTGCAGTGTTCCTCCTGCCACGGTATAACCGGCGACGGTATAAACGGCAAGGCGGCAGACCTTTCTAAATGGGGTAGCGAAGAAGCGATATTTGATACGATAATGAACGGCTCAAAAGGCCTTGAGTACCCGATGGGCGAGATGCCTGCGGGCATGGCTGACGAGGAGGGCGCAAAAGCGATCGCAGCCTACATCGCTAAGGAAATTTCGGGTATAAAAAAGACTAAAAACGAAAATTTGGTAGAAACGGGCAAGGAGCTTTTTGCGACCTGCGCGGCGTGCCACGGCGAGGACGGCAAAGGCATGGAGGGCAACTCTCCCGATCTATCTAAATACGGCACGGCCGAGTTTGTCGAGGACGTATTGCAGCGCGGCAAAAAGGGCGCTATCGGTACGATGCCTAAATTTAGCGACGGCAGGCTAAACGCCTTGCAGCAAAAAGCCGTCGGCGAGTACGTCATCTCGCTTTCTAAAGGAGAATAA
- a CDS encoding DUF4006 family protein, with protein MENTNRNVFGLHGVTGLLIATGLLLAILAVLTYYAIKLQQEVAQKPYTLNASELKMKSTDNAKQVRVKE; from the coding sequence ATGGAAAACACGAATCGAAACGTTTTCGGCCTACACGGCGTGACGGGGCTACTCATCGCGACCGGGCTACTGTTAGCGATCCTAGCGGTGCTCACGTACTACGCGATCAAGCTGCAGCAAGAAGTCGCACAAAAACCATACACGCTAAACGCCTCCGAGCTAAAGATGAAAAGCACGGATAACGCCAAACAAGTGCGCGTAAAGGAGTAA
- a CDS encoding FixH family protein: protein MAKNYWPHAIVTALILIVASCVATIILAVKNPVEMDGFYFERYQNVDENINEIEASQRRFDAKYALKFEPKFDGLNGYFNIAVTPKNGSVASNFTYEILLTRPATNEQNQNLNAKFDGQILKTQPVTLPKKGKWQILLKISDASDTGFYKFSFEAR, encoded by the coding sequence ATGGCTAAAAACTACTGGCCTCACGCTATCGTTACCGCGCTTATTTTGATAGTCGCCTCCTGCGTAGCGACCATCATTCTGGCTGTGAAAAACCCCGTGGAGATGGACGGTTTTTACTTTGAGCGCTACCAAAACGTCGATGAAAATATAAACGAGATTGAGGCTAGCCAGCGCAGATTTGACGCCAAGTACGCTCTTAAATTTGAGCCGAAATTTGACGGATTAAACGGATATTTTAATATCGCCGTCACGCCTAAAAACGGCTCGGTAGCGTCAAATTTCACGTACGAGATTTTATTAACCAGACCCGCGACGAACGAGCAAAATCAAAATTTAAACGCCAAATTTGACGGGCAAATTTTAAAAACTCAGCCCGTAACTTTGCCCAAAAAAGGCAAATGGCAAATTTTGCTAAAAATATCCGACGCAAGCGACACGGGCTTTTATAAATTTAGCTTTGAGGCGCGCTAG
- a CDS encoding PD-(D/E)XK nuclease family protein has translation MQNLDKLYIFTNSRKIREFNAKFQNELVPKAMTIAQFEQKAVLVPGRFEADEAYALVLMQRACASVREASERLRIPPDFFAFLKNNDYLFSFFKELAISKKSVADLKFSDIYADYEEHLGILEAVLARYKELLAAENLYDGIALPEIYRLNGGFVKEFGEINLEVDGFLSEFEWELFGEIAKLTTLKIIFQTSKFNKKLISKLAEISGIEASEFSLYGEFELNLSSRELKKMGAVRKNSLVLKRSFGARSLQAAYAMAKASEFVAEGIKPENIAVILPDESFAEILRLHDRGKMFNFAMGESFTRTRFFQILKCIVAAINDKIRVNLSEDNYANFNEFEFNLHEFGVGGELFAKFKNGFEAPCSFEDFRALMEEILALESDPAAAQKTREELFYAQSLARYFSFTLRQICEIFLIKLARLRLDHVGGGKIGVMGVLESRGLKFEGVIVLDFNDDLVPKRSVNEMFLSSRVRQKAGLIGYVDRENLQRFYYESLIGGAKKAAICYAANEEKIASRFLGEFNAVEDARFRDESYAALFNGEFDAKAGFADEQKFEAEMNPHLDERSEAKPKQAKTAKERSLFEFDEAGGELNSDANLVSKFDENAAQNKTPSQNPRALNFIKFTRKTPAKPKIFEQDIIVKHDFFAIPLSFSRLNTYLQCPRRYYYRYILNVKPPVMPQTASAADFGNSLHRALFEYYSKFERFDLAKFETVLRELNTPPLEREITMIKMEKFKAIEDARYEVGWRVQGLEKELDSVFAGVRITGKIDRIDGRGGELAVIDYKSGKFDAKSLQLPFYEALVGRPCEGYFYDLKDNMNLVAGEASTEALAEAIEQLKSINNTPINFGEAKGAMSEYEDYKILVKGEL, from the coding sequence ATGCAAAATTTAGACAAACTTTACATCTTTACCAACTCGCGAAAGATTCGCGAATTTAACGCGAAATTTCAAAACGAACTCGTGCCAAAAGCCATGACGATAGCGCAGTTTGAGCAAAAGGCCGTGCTGGTGCCGGGGCGCTTTGAGGCGGACGAGGCATACGCGCTGGTGCTGATGCAGCGAGCCTGCGCGAGCGTGAGAGAGGCATCCGAGCGGCTGCGCATCCCGCCCGATTTTTTTGCATTTTTAAAAAACAACGACTATCTTTTCAGCTTTTTTAAGGAGCTCGCCATCAGCAAAAAGAGTGTGGCGGATCTAAAATTTAGCGACATTTATGCCGATTACGAGGAGCATTTGGGTATCCTTGAGGCGGTGCTTGCGCGATATAAGGAGCTGCTAGCGGCCGAAAATCTATATGACGGTATCGCGCTACCTGAGATTTACCGGCTAAACGGCGGATTTGTCAAAGAATTTGGCGAGATAAATCTCGAAGTGGACGGCTTTTTGAGCGAATTTGAGTGGGAGCTGTTTGGCGAGATAGCCAAGCTAACGACGCTAAAAATCATCTTTCAAACCAGCAAATTTAACAAAAAACTGATCTCAAAACTGGCTGAAATTTCCGGCATCGAGGCGAGCGAGTTTAGCCTATACGGCGAATTTGAGCTAAATTTGAGCTCGCGCGAGCTAAAAAAAATGGGCGCCGTGCGCAAAAATTCGCTCGTTTTAAAAAGGAGTTTTGGCGCCAGGAGCTTGCAGGCGGCCTACGCGATGGCAAAGGCTAGCGAGTTCGTCGCAGAGGGCATAAAGCCCGAAAACATCGCCGTTATCTTGCCTGACGAAAGCTTTGCCGAGATCTTGCGCCTGCACGACCGCGGCAAGATGTTTAATTTTGCGATGGGCGAGAGCTTTACCCGAACGCGGTTTTTTCAAATTTTAAAGTGCATAGTAGCCGCGATAAACGACAAAATCCGCGTAAATTTGAGCGAGGATAACTACGCGAATTTTAACGAATTTGAGTTTAATCTGCATGAATTTGGCGTTGGCGGCGAGCTGTTTGCTAAATTTAAAAACGGTTTTGAAGCGCCTTGCTCGTTTGAGGATTTTAGGGCGCTTATGGAGGAGATTTTGGCGCTTGAGAGCGACCCCGCCGCAGCGCAAAAAACGCGCGAGGAGCTATTTTACGCGCAGAGTTTGGCGCGATATTTTAGCTTTACGCTGCGTCAAATTTGCGAGATATTTTTGATAAAGCTAGCGCGCTTAAGGCTTGATCACGTAGGCGGCGGCAAGATCGGCGTCATGGGCGTTTTGGAGAGTCGCGGGCTTAAATTTGAGGGCGTCATAGTGCTTGATTTTAATGACGATTTGGTGCCAAAGCGCAGCGTAAACGAGATGTTTTTAAGCTCGCGCGTGCGCCAAAAGGCAGGGCTCATCGGCTACGTAGACCGCGAAAATTTGCAGAGATTTTACTACGAGAGCCTAATCGGCGGCGCGAAAAAAGCGGCGATATGCTACGCGGCAAACGAGGAGAAAATCGCGTCGAGATTTCTCGGCGAATTTAACGCCGTGGAGGACGCGAGATTTAGAGACGAGAGCTATGCGGCGCTGTTTAACGGCGAATTTGACGCAAAGGCCGGTTTTGCGGACGAGCAGAAATTTGAGGCCGAGATGAACCCGCATCTTGACGAAAGGAGCGAGGCTAAACCTAAACAAGCAAAAACCGCCAAAGAGCGGAGTTTGTTTGAATTTGACGAAGCAGGGGGCGAGCTAAATTCGGACGCAAATTTAGTTAGTAAATTTGACGAAAACGCCGCGCAGAACAAAACGCCGAGCCAAAACCCGCGAGCGCTAAATTTTATAAAATTTACTCGAAAAACGCCCGCAAAACCTAAAATTTTCGAGCAGGATATCATCGTCAAGCACGATTTTTTCGCCATCCCGCTCTCTTTTAGCAGGCTAAACACCTATTTGCAGTGCCCGCGGCGGTATTATTACAGATATATTTTGAACGTAAAGCCGCCCGTGATGCCGCAAACGGCGTCCGCGGCGGACTTTGGCAACTCGCTACACAGGGCGCTTTTTGAGTATTACTCTAAATTTGAGAGGTTTGACCTCGCTAAATTTGAAACGGTGCTAAGGGAGCTAAACACTCCGCCGCTAGAGCGTGAGATAACGATGATAAAGATGGAAAAATTTAAGGCCATAGAGGACGCGAGATATGAGGTGGGATGGCGCGTGCAGGGACTTGAAAAAGAGCTTGATAGTGTGTTTGCAGGCGTGCGCATAACGGGTAAAATCGACCGCATAGACGGGCGCGGCGGCGAGCTAGCGGTGATTGATTATAAAAGCGGAAAATTTGATGCTAAATCCTTGCAACTACCGTTTTACGAGGCGCTCGTGGGTAGGCCTTGCGAGGGGTACTTTTACGATCTAAAAGATAATATGAACTTGGTGGCGGGCGAGGCTAGCACGGAGGCGCTTGCAGAGGCGATCGAGCAGCTAAAATCCATCAATAATACGCCGATAAATTTCGGGGAGGCTAAGGGCGCGATGAGCGAATATGAAGACTATAAAATTTTAGTGAAAGGCGAACTATGA